One Pedomonas mirosovicensis genomic region harbors:
- a CDS encoding TonB-dependent receptor domain-containing protein: MAVLAPAILPSTATAQTASDSVQFDIPSQPLADALNQYARQADRQILLPYEAAAALRSPKVRGRMTRQEALERLLAGSSLEIADMTPQAITIRRPRIETANADRASPGESPSPEKGRQIRKPNRLSGQRRCLAYSEREKMKSTTKVLLCSSMLAGGLTQAPGVLAQDVANEAGVSSLDEIIVTGRAGTGVRTKAETSYSVTNIDEATLRLQAPTSVTEALKSVPGFWVEASGGEASGNVRARGVPVDGFGSVQLLEDGIPIQHDPALGYLNGDQVFRLDETIDRIEVVRGGPSSVFYANAPAGAINFIPRKVGDEAEGLVKATVGDHDHYRLDFWTGAPIGEWKLAIGGFYRSYDGARDVGFTGNKGGQIRASLSREFERGSIELDIKRVDDTVAFYTGIPMRTDADGKIRAVPGFDGHHGSVAGPETSLINMIMGDGSIYEFDNTRGTEIKRTQVTGRFTFEPADGWKIVNTSRFNDTTTQRNGVYPNTLLSATSFLEQQAGLLGSVPGATGLQLRYVNEPGGIYNTANQNGNGLVMVGGLRGITMPVKEFISDTQVSHRIELGSSTHDITFGYYFAHIQEDFSRYSSSVLLDVQTNARLLDLVAVDAAGNVVSSLTDNGIWRYGYEWENASGEQTTHAFYLADEWQVTDALRIDGGLRWEKMTARGRVETKQTVNLGSLPTSQIQTGTGVFGHYDDSFDKLGWTVGVNYQFDDRMGMFARYTAASRMPSLGNYITNAAAKPDTQTMDLGEVGFKFSSPLVDVYATGFWTKYNNVGFSNYRFDLETGASVSEARYADTQTFGLELETVIRPTTWFDLAGTVTFQEPKYKGLTYTDASGKLNDYDGNQLIRVPKFSLRVVPGVNLFNGALRLQAAIEHQGKRYVDTANSVRLPSYEAVNLSGRWQINEQLSFYGYIDNLTNSLGLTEGNPRAGELQNADAGANTFIARPLIGRTYRAALMYRF; this comes from the coding sequence ATGGCGGTGCTTGCACCGGCCATCCTGCCATCGACAGCCACGGCGCAGACGGCAAGTGACAGCGTTCAATTTGATATCCCCAGCCAACCGCTCGCTGACGCGCTCAACCAATATGCGCGTCAGGCGGACCGGCAGATCCTCCTGCCCTATGAGGCTGCCGCCGCCCTGCGGAGCCCGAAGGTCCGGGGCCGGATGACGCGGCAGGAGGCGCTGGAGCGGCTGCTGGCAGGCAGCTCCCTCGAAATCGCCGACATGACGCCGCAGGCCATCACCATCCGCCGTCCCCGCATTGAAACGGCCAACGCAGACCGGGCGTCTCCCGGCGAAAGTCCATCACCAGAAAAGGGGCGCCAGATCCGCAAGCCCAATCGGCTGAGCGGACAGCGCCGCTGCCTAGCGTACAGCGAAAGGGAAAAGATGAAATCCACCACCAAAGTGCTGCTCTGCTCCAGCATGCTTGCCGGAGGGCTGACACAGGCGCCCGGCGTGCTCGCGCAGGATGTCGCAAACGAAGCCGGAGTATCGAGCCTAGACGAGATTATCGTCACCGGCCGCGCCGGAACGGGCGTCCGCACCAAGGCCGAGACCAGCTATTCGGTAACCAATATCGATGAGGCGACTTTGCGCCTCCAGGCGCCGACCAGCGTCACCGAAGCCCTGAAGTCGGTTCCCGGTTTCTGGGTAGAGGCCTCGGGCGGCGAGGCCAGCGGCAACGTGCGCGCTCGCGGCGTGCCGGTGGATGGCTTCGGCTCAGTCCAGTTACTCGAAGACGGTATTCCCATCCAGCACGACCCGGCGCTCGGCTACCTGAACGGCGACCAGGTCTTCCGCCTCGATGAAACCATCGATCGGATCGAGGTAGTGCGCGGCGGCCCGTCGTCGGTGTTCTATGCCAACGCGCCGGCCGGCGCGATCAACTTCATTCCGCGCAAGGTGGGCGATGAGGCAGAGGGCCTGGTCAAGGCGACCGTTGGCGATCATGACCACTACCGCCTTGATTTCTGGACCGGCGCGCCCATCGGCGAATGGAAGCTGGCGATCGGCGGCTTTTACCGCAGCTATGATGGTGCTCGCGACGTAGGCTTCACCGGAAACAAGGGCGGCCAGATCCGGGCATCCCTGTCACGCGAGTTTGAACGCGGCTCGATCGAGCTGGACATCAAGCGCGTGGACGATACGGTTGCCTTTTACACCGGCATTCCCATGCGGACCGATGCGGATGGCAAGATCCGCGCGGTGCCCGGCTTCGATGGGCATCACGGCAGCGTTGCCGGCCCTGAGACCTCGCTCATCAACATGATCATGGGCGACGGCAGCATTTACGAGTTCGATAACACCCGCGGCACCGAGATCAAGCGCACGCAAGTCACCGGCCGCTTTACCTTCGAGCCGGCGGACGGCTGGAAGATCGTCAACACGTCGCGCTTCAACGACACGACGACCCAGCGCAACGGTGTCTACCCCAACACCTTGCTGAGCGCGACCAGCTTCCTCGAGCAGCAGGCCGGGCTGCTGGGCTCGGTGCCGGGCGCGACTGGGCTGCAGCTGCGCTACGTCAATGAGCCGGGCGGTATCTACAACACCGCCAACCAGAACGGCAATGGGCTGGTCATGGTTGGCGGCCTGCGTGGCATCACCATGCCGGTGAAGGAATTCATCAGCGACACCCAGGTCTCGCACCGCATCGAGCTGGGATCTTCCACCCACGACATCACGTTCGGCTATTACTTCGCCCACATCCAGGAAGACTTCAGCCGCTACTCCTCGTCCGTGCTGCTCGACGTGCAGACCAATGCGCGGCTGCTTGATCTCGTCGCGGTGGATGCAGCGGGCAATGTTGTCTCGTCGCTAACGGACAATGGCATCTGGCGCTACGGCTATGAGTGGGAAAACGCCTCGGGCGAGCAAACCACCCACGCCTTCTATCTGGCTGACGAATGGCAGGTCACCGATGCCCTGCGGATCGATGGCGGTCTGCGCTGGGAGAAGATGACGGCCAGGGGTCGGGTCGAGACCAAGCAGACCGTGAACCTGGGCTCGCTTCCCACCTCGCAGATCCAGACCGGCACCGGCGTGTTCGGCCACTATGACGACAGCTTCGATAAGCTCGGCTGGACGGTCGGCGTGAACTACCAATTCGATGACCGGATGGGCATGTTCGCCCGCTATACCGCCGCCAGCCGCATGCCGAGCCTTGGCAATTACATCACCAACGCGGCGGCCAAGCCCGACACGCAGACGATGGATCTGGGCGAAGTGGGCTTCAAGTTCAGCAGCCCGTTGGTCGATGTCTATGCGACCGGCTTCTGGACGAAATACAACAACGTGGGCTTCAGCAACTACCGCTTCGACCTTGAAACCGGCGCCTCGGTGTCCGAAGCGCGCTACGCCGACACCCAGACCTTCGGCCTCGAACTCGAGACCGTCATCCGCCCGACCACCTGGTTTGACCTGGCCGGCACCGTCACTTTCCAGGAACCGAAGTACAAGGGGCTGACCTATACGGACGCTTCGGGCAAGCTGAACGACTACGACGGCAATCAGCTCATCCGTGTGCCGAAGTTCAGCCTGCGCGTGGTGCCGGGCGTCAACCTGTTCAACGGCGCCCTGCGCCTGCAGGCGGCTATCGAGCATCAGGGCAAGCGCTATGTGGATACCGCCAATTCCGTACGGCTGCCGTCCTATGAGGCGGTCAACTTGAGCGGGCGCTGGCAGATCAACGAGCAGCTGTCGTTCTACGGCTATATCGACAACCTCACCAACTCCCTGGGCCTGACCGAGGGCAATCCGCGCGCAGGCGAACTGCAGAATGCGGACGCGGGCGCGAACACCTTCATCGCCCGTCCGCTGATCGGCCGCACTTATCGCGCGGCGCTGATGTACCGGTTCTAA
- a CDS encoding FecR family protein, which produces MNEPIHTISDKRDERAAFWCMRLADARLDADEQAAFDRWIAADSHNARAFEEAVAIWEGIDAITDTPEMIRHRAEAVESLRKLNARRWARSAFLRCPTGIAACLALLVALTILLLHDGTTHYRTDIGERRVVMLDDGSRLTLDAATAVDVRLDDDRRNLELLAGRAKFDVVHDPLRPFTVRARNRVTVATGTSFSVELLPEQVRVVLYEGQVEVIDHPENDEVLAPMRSPDPQPSIPEYTEPALVLSPGKELIASTAGSAAHVIEADLTHSLSWESGLLSFEGEPLALAAERMNRYAKNRIVVRDQRIASYKISGVFEAGDVDAFIEGVTALYPINATREPGKLVLASSH; this is translated from the coding sequence ATGAACGAGCCGATTCACACCATATCGGACAAAAGAGATGAGCGCGCCGCCTTCTGGTGCATGCGACTGGCCGATGCGCGCCTCGATGCCGACGAGCAGGCTGCGTTCGACCGTTGGATTGCCGCCGACTCCCATAATGCGCGGGCTTTTGAAGAGGCCGTGGCGATATGGGAGGGGATCGACGCCATCACCGATACCCCTGAAATGATCCGGCATCGCGCTGAGGCAGTGGAATCGCTGCGGAAGCTCAATGCAAGGCGCTGGGCGCGCAGCGCGTTCCTGCGCTGCCCCACCGGCATCGCCGCCTGCCTCGCCCTGTTGGTGGCCCTGACAATCCTTCTCCTGCATGATGGCACGACCCATTACAGGACGGATATTGGCGAACGGCGCGTCGTAATGCTCGATGATGGTTCGCGACTGACGCTCGATGCCGCGACCGCAGTCGATGTCCGGCTGGATGATGACCGCCGAAACCTCGAACTCCTTGCCGGACGCGCCAAGTTCGATGTGGTCCATGATCCGCTGCGCCCCTTCACCGTGCGCGCACGCAACCGCGTGACGGTCGCGACGGGAACGTCATTCAGCGTCGAATTACTGCCGGAGCAGGTGCGCGTCGTACTTTATGAAGGCCAGGTTGAGGTCATCGATCACCCGGAGAACGACGAGGTGCTGGCGCCCATGCGATCGCCGGATCCACAGCCGTCGATTCCCGAATACACCGAGCCCGCCCTCGTGTTGAGTCCGGGAAAGGAGTTGATCGCCTCCACCGCCGGCAGCGCAGCGCATGTCATCGAAGCAGACCTGACGCACTCGCTGTCCTGGGAATCCGGCCTTCTCAGCTTTGAAGGCGAGCCACTTGCACTCGCCGCCGAACGAATGAACCGCTATGCAAAGAACCGCATCGTCGTCCGCGATCAGCGCATCGCGTCCTATAAGATTAGCGGCGTTTTCGAGGCGGGCGATGTTGATGCCTTCATCGAGGGGGTGACCGCGCTCTATCCGATCAATGCAACACGCGAACCCGGCAAACTGGTGCTGGCCAGCAGCCACTAA
- a CDS encoding RNA polymerase sigma factor: MTWVRQIDRWFIDRVHVHHLSHRKFALHLLRNEEDAEEVVQEVYARLMALDDWQRIVDPHAFAMQMIRNIAIERFRRADVVRIDRAVVLHEMDAMDDRPWPDQVTFDRAELRRVARAMTALPQRCREALYLRRIDGLPPSRVAEKMGIAVSTVEKHLVKGLRLLQEALKSTDKGEVTRSMDAWSRRRQGEN, from the coding sequence ATGACGTGGGTTCGCCAGATTGACCGGTGGTTCATCGACAGGGTGCATGTCCACCATCTGTCTCACCGGAAATTCGCTCTTCACCTGCTCAGGAACGAAGAAGATGCCGAAGAAGTCGTTCAGGAAGTCTATGCCCGCCTGATGGCGCTGGATGACTGGCAACGCATCGTCGATCCGCATGCCTTTGCCATGCAGATGATCCGCAACATCGCGATCGAGCGCTTCCGCCGTGCGGACGTGGTGCGAATCGATCGGGCAGTTGTATTGCACGAGATGGATGCAATGGATGATCGCCCTTGGCCAGATCAGGTTACTTTCGATCGGGCGGAGTTGCGACGGGTCGCCCGTGCGATGACAGCACTGCCGCAGCGGTGCCGGGAAGCGCTCTATCTGCGGCGCATCGATGGCCTGCCGCCAAGTCGAGTGGCGGAAAAAATGGGCATCGCCGTCTCCACTGTTGAAAAACACCTCGTCAAGGGATTGCGATTATTGCAAGAGGCGCTGAAATCCACAGACAAGGGTGAAGTCACGAGGTCGATGGACGCATGGAGTCGGAGAAGGCAGGGGGAGAACTGA
- a CDS encoding RNA polymerase sigma factor — protein MHLQADSENELTRRYRRWRPALMSFFLKRVHDHAEAEDLTQDVFARVFGGAQGDPDLHAGYVFQIASNLLRDRARRSRVRTDSREAVGSLYGQGIDWLDPEKITAARDALAVLAAGLAELPERTRAIFVLYRVENIEKRLIAESFGISRSAVEKHVARAMVHLMTCARKDSE, from the coding sequence ATGCACCTTCAGGCCGACAGCGAGAATGAACTGACGCGACGTTATCGGCGCTGGCGTCCGGCGTTGATGTCGTTCTTTCTGAAACGCGTTCACGATCATGCCGAGGCTGAGGACCTGACTCAGGACGTTTTCGCGCGCGTATTTGGCGGCGCCCAAGGCGATCCCGATTTGCATGCAGGCTATGTCTTCCAGATCGCATCCAATCTGCTGCGTGATCGTGCGCGGCGCTCAAGGGTGCGGACCGACAGTCGCGAGGCGGTTGGCAGCCTCTATGGCCAGGGGATCGACTGGCTCGATCCCGAGAAAATTACAGCCGCGCGCGATGCGCTCGCCGTGCTGGCCGCCGGGCTGGCCGAGTTGCCGGAGCGGACGCGCGCCATCTTCGTCCTGTATCGTGTCGAGAATATCGAGAAGCGCCTCATCGCGGAAAGCTTCGGCATATCGCGCAGCGCGGTCGAGAAACATGTGGCGCGCGCCATGGTCCATCTGATGACCTGCGCCAGGAAAGACAGCGAATGA
- a CDS encoding FecR family protein, with the protein MESEKAGGELIAEAAEWLVALDAGRADPQLFEAWRAADPRHAAAFAQMLAIWERTGALRLSPERPDMALPAVRIQEDMEEKPAFSRRRLLAGAGAGVVLAATGSVAWLHGAGRERIQTAVGERRAIRLPDGSAAELNTDSVLSWDFGKRRSMWLERGEAAISVATNHAQPFVLHGADVIARLTEGRYNLRLYDNGPELIALSGGGVIHRPDNTRIALAPMHAVSNRGGRMQTLAVSPSTADVISAWRRGEIIFKGMRLDAAVSEFNRYLDKKLVIGDPRIGAIRLEGRFFVDDPTSFLRSLQHGFDIRADVGPQTITLRSA; encoded by the coding sequence ATGGAGTCGGAGAAGGCAGGGGGAGAACTGATCGCGGAGGCTGCCGAATGGCTGGTCGCGCTCGATGCCGGCCGTGCGGATCCACAATTGTTCGAAGCCTGGCGCGCTGCCGATCCTCGCCATGCCGCTGCCTTTGCCCAGATGCTTGCAATTTGGGAGCGCACGGGCGCTCTGCGTTTGTCACCCGAACGGCCAGACATGGCCCTGCCCGCAGTCAGGATACAGGAAGACATGGAAGAGAAACCTGCATTCAGCCGCCGGCGACTGCTGGCCGGCGCGGGCGCAGGCGTTGTTTTGGCAGCAACAGGCAGCGTGGCGTGGCTGCACGGCGCAGGGCGTGAGCGCATCCAGACGGCGGTAGGCGAGCGGCGAGCAATCCGGCTACCTGACGGCAGTGCGGCGGAACTCAATACTGATAGCGTACTCTCCTGGGATTTCGGCAAGCGCCGATCGATGTGGCTGGAGCGTGGCGAGGCCGCGATTTCCGTTGCCACGAACCACGCCCAGCCCTTTGTCCTGCATGGCGCCGACGTGATCGCCCGACTGACGGAAGGCCGGTATAATCTTCGCCTGTATGACAATGGCCCGGAGCTGATCGCCCTTTCGGGCGGCGGCGTAATTCATCGGCCAGACAACACCCGGATTGCGCTTGCGCCCATGCATGCCGTCTCAAATCGTGGCGGCCGCATGCAGACGCTCGCGGTCTCCCCCAGCACCGCTGACGTCATCTCAGCCTGGCGTCGGGGCGAAATCATCTTCAAGGGCATGCGCCTTGACGCGGCGGTGAGTGAGTTCAACCGCTACCTCGACAAGAAACTGGTGATCGGCGACCCAAGAATCGGCGCGATCCGGCTGGAGGGGCGCTTCTTTGTCGACGACCCCACCAGTTTTCTGCGCTCGCTGCAGCATGGCTTCGACATCCGGGCAGACGTTGGCCCGCAAACCATTACCCTGCGCTCTGCCTAA
- a CDS encoding TonB-dependent receptor domain-containing protein — MCRSLRGILVSATSLTAIVIAAQPVIAAETREQLYEFNIPAQDLGSALNAFARAANQQVTFDPAAVRGKTSAALSGQFSARAGIDRLLAESGLSVRVGQSGVFIVQPAAGASAGEVDEAAPSAGARRGEATLADIIVTAQKREERISDVPIAITALTAEGLDDRKIEGGSELLRAIPNVNFSKSNFSMYNFSIRGVGTKAISASSDPAVAVSFNNTPLVRNRLFESEFFDMARVEVLRGPQGTLYGRNATAGVVNMIPALPEPEFGGEIKGELGNYKSKRLSGMLNVPITDTLGVRVAGAWTKRDGYDYNTFTENRVNDRDLWSTRASVQWEPSDRFRASVIWQHFEENDNRSRTGKQLCTTDPGLEMVGDIPITDPRIRGKLSQGCLPGSLYDDAAYGTPNGDSLVYITHPADNITLGAWYDPTRPRGRGDPARPIKSGDPFEGVTQSRDLREISTSIDPVFRAKNDVVQFNMDFDVADGLQLVSQTAYARDRFYSMQDYNRFVTNPLFNDTAQPIVDVRGNIINEVNKGPTPGGIFCDPQLGCSDRMLSADLSRSRNRQWSQELRLQSSFEGPVNFNIGANYLDFKSQDDYYVFNNMFTFIADWFYSRDPRNSMMLLPCELGDESRECPYVDRNPIDSLDNQGHNYFLSQNGVRIKSWAAFGELYWELADNLNLTLGLRYTKDKKVSDQIPSQLLLGGGIDSGRIVGDSTGGRVNSGYPALDSIEQTWGKFTGRAVLDWKPELSFTDDTLIYFSAARGYKGGGVNPPRVDFNSDVVQYQYLPQTFKPEYVTSLEIGTKNSFDGGRLTLNANGFLYNYKDYQISQIVDRIAYNENFDAINWGLELEAAWRPTRAFRLDGTVGYLKTRLKKGSQSIDVMNRTQGDSDWVTLRPWVQVPSNCIAPRAFVEKVLSSPLPPHQALAALCPGSTRVGTFDPKVNSGFMLNERYGFTYDPFAPYNPDTVGMNIEEGGSGAPNGGRGFAADLTGNELPNAPRITVNIGAQYTFFSETDDWDLTFRADYYRQSKSYARIYNTEFDRLKAWDYVNLTMTYTRPKSELTMQVYVKNVFNNTPITDTFVNSDDTGLTTNVFTLDPRIIAFSISKKF, encoded by the coding sequence ATGTGCAGGTCTCTGCGAGGCATTCTCGTTTCTGCCACGTCACTTACCGCCATCGTCATCGCGGCACAGCCGGTCATCGCCGCAGAAACACGCGAACAGCTTTACGAATTCAACATTCCCGCTCAGGATCTCGGCAGCGCGCTCAATGCCTTTGCGCGCGCCGCGAACCAGCAGGTCACCTTCGATCCGGCGGCCGTTCGCGGCAAGACAAGTGCGGCGCTTTCGGGTCAATTCAGCGCGCGCGCCGGGATCGACCGCTTGCTGGCAGAGTCCGGATTAAGCGTCCGCGTCGGCCAGTCGGGCGTATTCATCGTCCAGCCCGCTGCCGGAGCGAGCGCCGGCGAGGTTGATGAGGCTGCCCCCAGCGCCGGGGCGCGCAGAGGAGAAGCCACTCTCGCCGATATCATCGTGACCGCACAGAAGCGCGAGGAACGGATCAGCGACGTGCCGATCGCGATTACGGCGCTGACGGCGGAAGGACTTGACGACCGCAAGATCGAGGGCGGCTCCGAGCTGCTGCGGGCGATCCCGAACGTCAATTTCTCCAAAAGCAATTTCAGCATGTATAACTTCTCGATCCGCGGGGTCGGGACCAAGGCGATCTCGGCGTCGAGCGACCCTGCCGTCGCCGTCAGCTTCAATAACACACCGCTGGTCCGCAACCGCCTGTTTGAGTCTGAATTCTTCGACATGGCGCGGGTGGAAGTGCTGCGCGGCCCGCAGGGCACGCTCTACGGCCGCAACGCGACGGCGGGTGTCGTCAACATGATCCCGGCGCTGCCCGAGCCCGAGTTCGGCGGCGAGATCAAGGGCGAGCTCGGCAACTACAAGTCCAAGCGCCTGAGCGGTATGCTTAACGTGCCGATCACGGACACCCTCGGGGTCCGCGTGGCCGGCGCGTGGACCAAGCGCGACGGCTATGATTACAACACCTTCACGGAAAACCGGGTCAACGACCGCGACCTGTGGTCGACGCGGGCCTCGGTCCAGTGGGAGCCGAGTGACCGCTTCCGGGCCAGCGTCATCTGGCAGCATTTCGAGGAGAACGACAACCGCTCCCGCACCGGCAAGCAACTGTGCACCACCGATCCCGGCCTGGAGATGGTGGGAGATATCCCGATTACCGACCCGCGTATACGCGGGAAGCTGAGCCAAGGCTGTCTGCCTGGCTCGCTTTACGATGATGCCGCCTATGGCACGCCCAATGGCGACAGTCTGGTCTACATAACCCATCCTGCTGACAATATCACCCTTGGCGCTTGGTATGATCCCACTCGCCCTCGCGGGCGTGGCGACCCCGCCCGTCCGATCAAGTCAGGCGACCCTTTTGAGGGAGTCACCCAATCCCGCGACTTGCGCGAGATCTCGACCAGCATCGATCCGGTATTCCGGGCAAAGAACGATGTCGTACAGTTTAATATGGATTTCGACGTGGCGGACGGGCTGCAATTGGTCTCGCAAACCGCCTATGCGCGCGACCGCTTCTATTCGATGCAGGATTATAACCGCTTCGTCACCAATCCACTGTTCAATGACACCGCCCAACCCATAGTGGATGTTCGCGGCAATATAATAAACGAAGTCAACAAGGGGCCGACGCCGGGCGGAATTTTCTGTGATCCACAGCTTGGCTGCTCGGATCGTATGTTGTCCGCTGATCTCAGTCGCTCACGTAACCGTCAATGGTCGCAAGAGTTGCGCTTGCAATCCAGTTTCGAGGGGCCGGTTAACTTCAACATCGGCGCCAACTACTTGGATTTCAAATCGCAGGACGATTACTACGTCTTCAATAACATGTTCACATTTATTGCGGACTGGTTTTATAGCAGAGATCCCAGAAACAGCATGATGCTTCTGCCATGCGAACTGGGCGATGAATCGCGTGAATGCCCCTACGTCGACCGCAACCCGATCGACAGCCTGGACAATCAGGGCCACAACTACTTCCTCAGCCAGAATGGCGTGAGGATCAAAAGCTGGGCCGCCTTCGGCGAACTGTACTGGGAACTGGCAGACAACCTGAATCTGACCCTCGGCCTGCGCTATACCAAGGATAAGAAGGTATCCGACCAGATTCCCAGCCAGTTGCTGCTGGGCGGCGGCATCGATTCAGGGAGGATTGTGGGCGATAGCACGGGCGGCCGGGTGAACAGCGGCTATCCGGCGCTGGACAGCATCGAGCAGACCTGGGGCAAGTTTACCGGCCGCGCGGTGCTGGATTGGAAGCCGGAGTTGAGCTTCACCGACGATACGCTGATTTATTTCTCGGCAGCCCGCGGCTACAAGGGCGGCGGCGTCAACCCGCCGCGCGTCGACTTTAACTCGGATGTGGTGCAATACCAGTACCTGCCGCAGACGTTCAAACCGGAATATGTCACGTCCCTTGAAATCGGCACGAAGAACAGCTTCGACGGCGGCCGCCTGACGCTGAATGCCAACGGCTTCCTCTACAATTACAAGGATTATCAGATTTCCCAGATTGTTGACCGCATTGCCTACAACGAGAATTTCGATGCGATCAACTGGGGCCTGGAACTTGAAGCGGCGTGGCGGCCGACCCGCGCCTTCCGCCTCGACGGCACTGTCGGCTATCTGAAAACACGGCTGAAGAAGGGATCGCAGTCGATCGACGTGATGAACCGCACCCAGGGCGACTCGGACTGGGTGACGCTGCGCCCCTGGGTTCAGGTTCCTTCCAACTGCATCGCGCCGCGCGCCTTTGTGGAAAAAGTCCTGTCCAGCCCCCTGCCACCTCATCAGGCGCTTGCCGCGCTGTGTCCCGGATCGACGCGGGTCGGCACCTTCGATCCGAAGGTAAATTCCGGGTTTATGCTCAATGAGCGGTACGGTTTTACCTACGATCCCTTCGCGCCCTATAATCCGGATACGGTCGGCATGAATATCGAAGAGGGCGGAAGCGGCGCACCCAATGGCGGACGCGGCTTTGCCGCCGACCTAACCGGGAACGAACTGCCCAACGCACCGCGCATTACCGTCAATATCGGGGCGCAGTACACCTTCTTCTCCGAGACCGACGATTGGGATCTGACCTTCCGCGCCGATTACTACCGCCAGTCGAAAAGCTATGCGCGAATCTACAACACTGAGTTCGACCGGCTGAAGGCCTGGGATTATGTCAACCTCACCATGACCTACACGCGCCCAAAGTCGGAGCTGACCATGCAGGTTTACGTGAAGAACGTGTTCAACAACACGCCGATCACCGACACCTTCGTCAACAGCGACGACACCGGCCTGACCACTAACGTGTTCACGCTCGATCCACGCATCATCGCCTTCAGCATCTCCAAGAAGTTTTAA
- a CDS encoding CehA/McbA family metallohydrolase has product MRRLSALLVSLSLALVAAPVAAVSPASSAGGTATSGEFVLTGTLTHADHEQYREVPFDVPEGATRISVNFSYDGKAQKSVIDLGLLDPQRFRGWGGGSHPGFTVAVEDASPGFLAGPLPAGRWHLLLGTPNIRPNATARYEARIIIERAPQPTEFAKAPLKVAAGWYRGDLHTHTGNSDGRCASQSGARVPCPVDRTVAAAAKRGLDFIAITDHNTTAHYAAMRALQPAYDKLLLVPGREITTFWGHANVFGVTGFLDFRTLAGNAAAARWIDAARAAGGVISINHPGAPSGEICMGCGWRIEGLAPGAAQAVEVVNGGTMSETGSAESPLQGFAFWHERLNAGEHLTAIGGSDNHDAGRPLDQPSSIGSPTTVIYMAELSVKGMLDGLRSGRVFIDIEGTRNRLLDMTARAGGREVAMGGTLRLNKGDTAEVTVTVKGISEGRLAVIADGREETSLGLPIVRTGNPEKRLPFRWTGDGRRHWLRVDVRGKDGRLLLVGNPIYVEPAE; this is encoded by the coding sequence ATGCGGCGGCTCAGCGCTCTTCTTGTATCCTTGTCCCTGGCGCTGGTCGCCGCTCCTGTCGCCGCCGTCTCGCCCGCATCAAGCGCGGGCGGGACAGCGACTTCGGGCGAGTTTGTCCTCACCGGTACGCTCACCCATGCCGACCACGAACAGTACCGCGAGGTGCCCTTCGACGTGCCGGAAGGGGCGACGCGCATCAGCGTAAACTTCTCCTACGACGGCAAGGCGCAGAAGTCGGTCATCGACTTGGGACTCCTCGACCCGCAGCGGTTCCGGGGCTGGGGCGGTGGCAGCCATCCTGGCTTCACCGTCGCTGTCGAGGATGCCTCTCCCGGCTTCCTGGCCGGCCCCCTGCCAGCCGGGCGTTGGCATCTGCTCCTGGGCACACCCAACATTCGCCCCAATGCCACCGCTCGCTACGAGGCACGGATCATAATTGAACGAGCGCCTCAGCCGACCGAGTTTGCCAAGGCTCCCCTCAAGGTCGCTGCCGGCTGGTACCGGGGTGATCTTCACACCCATACCGGCAACAGCGACGGCCGCTGCGCGAGCCAGAGCGGCGCGCGCGTCCCCTGCCCTGTTGATCGCACGGTTGCCGCGGCAGCGAAGCGCGGTCTCGATTTTATTGCCATCACCGACCACAACACCACCGCCCATTATGCGGCGATGCGGGCCTTGCAGCCCGCCTACGATAAGCTGCTCCTGGTGCCGGGACGGGAGATCACGACCTTCTGGGGTCACGCCAATGTGTTCGGTGTGACCGGGTTTTTGGACTTCCGGACCCTTGCTGGCAATGCCGCAGCCGCCAGATGGATCGATGCGGCGCGAGCCGCGGGCGGCGTCATCTCGATCAACCACCCAGGCGCGCCCTCGGGTGAGATCTGCATGGGATGCGGCTGGCGGATCGAGGGCCTGGCCCCAGGCGCGGCGCAGGCCGTTGAGGTGGTCAACGGTGGGACGATGTCTGAGACGGGGTCCGCAGAATCGCCGCTTCAGGGCTTCGCCTTCTGGCACGAGCGGCTGAATGCGGGCGAGCATCTGACCGCGATCGGCGGTAGTGACAATCACGATGCGGGCCGGCCGCTCGACCAGCCAAGTTCCATCGGGTCGCCGACGACCGTGATTTATATGGCCGAGCTGTCGGTCAAGGGTATGCTCGATGGCCTGCGCTCGGGCCGAGTGTTCATCGACATCGAGGGCACGCGCAACCGCCTGCTCGATATGACCGCGCGGGCCGGCGGCCGTGAGGTCGCAATGGGTGGGACGCTGCGACTTAACAAAGGCGATACGGCCGAGGTCACGGTGACGGTCAAAGGCATAAGCGAAGGGCGCCTGGCTGTGATCGCCGACGGCCGGGAAGAGACAAGCCTCGGTCTCCCGATCGTCAGGACAGGCAACCCCGAGAAACGGCTCCCCTTCCGTTGGACGGGTGACGGCCGGCGCCACTGGCTGAGGGTCGACGTGCGTGGAAAGGATGGCCGCCTGCTGCTCGTCGGCAACCCGATCTACGTCGAGCCCGCCGAATAG